The sequence TAATATAAGTGATTTACTCTATCTGCACCTAAATAAAATGCCATTTGAGCTTCTACCAGGTGTCAGCAGATCTCTGAATATAgtgttaaatttatttaaatttgtgaTTGAAGGAAACCTCCATAAAACTGATGAATGGTATCTAAGCAGTGGTGCAAAATATTGCATTGAAATGCATCTTAAtttttgccaaaatattttgcaactaAAGCACTCACACCCCAGTGTACAACGTGCGTTAGTTGAACGCTTAAACAGTGAAGAAAGTTTTGTACCTAATTTTATTCTCAAATCTTTCTAAGTGCTGTTTGGATAATACCATGCACAGCTACGCTGCGTGTTTTCAGGCATCTgacctcctttttctttgttcttctgctCCTTATTCTTCGGAGAGAATTTGCTGAGGAGCCAAATACGTAATGTGACTGAGGTGCCAAATTCTTGAGTCCAGTCATATATCCTCCACCATCTCCTTTTCGTCCTGTGGCTACCTGAGAAAACATCAGCACTCCAGCCTTTGCCAGTAAAGTTTCCTGGACATCTGGAGCTCCATTTACTGATCTTCTGCTCCAGTGGGGTGAGGAGCCTGGTGCCTGTGCCTGACCAGGATCCGCAGGCTCAGGCTGTACGTGCCGAGGCTTCTTTGGGACTCTGTGCTCGGAGTTGACTTCAGCCCAGaaggcagcagccacagctgctctaATGTCACTGGAGAAGTCAGGAAGGGAGAGGTGTATTTGGAGGTTGATTTTATCTTTGCGAAACTCATTTCCTGAGACCCCTTTGAGGAGTTTTTGGTATCTTTTACTATCGGTCACGAGTCTGATCTGGTGCCTAGCTGCTACTAGCAGCTACTTGTTTTCTGAATAGCAGTGACATCGGAGGTGAAGGGATTCGGGCTGACTTTGTCCACAACAACTAAGTGTCAGTTCTGGTATGCGTGCTGTAGACACACCGTCGCTGCCACCAGTTTGTTGCCGTGGGTTTGCCAGGAGGTGATTCAGAGGAGTAGTTGTAACGTGAGGAGCTTTGACTTTGCTCCATGGTGGTCTTCCACGGCTTCTGTGAGTCCGTGGAGAGAGGCAGGTAAAAGATCTGCCAAGGTCAAGCTCTTGTTCTGGACACCAACCGCTCTGGACTGAAGCCTTCACCACTGACTATAGGAAGGTTCATCAGCCTGTGTGGCAGCCCAGTGTGATTACTTTTAATTACCTGGCTCGTAATTGGAGCAACTGCTCAGAAAGTACTAGAGCCAGATTCGGTATAACCTGCACTTTAAAGGTGTCCCATGTGAGAGGTCCGTGGTTATGCTGCTTGGTGAAATGAAGAATGCAAGAGTGCAAGGTCTGCACTGCCAAAAGGCTgagcaagaaaatatattttccttttaagccATAGTTCAGGATATTATGTGTAGATCTAATAACAATCTATTAAAAGTTATCCCTGTTTTATGGTACTTgtacagtattatttttatgttttgcatGAACTAAAGTTACAATGCACAAACAGTGCAGGGATCAGGATCCAAGATTCCTTTTTCACTTGCACAGTTGTCCTTTAGTTACTCAGTTAAAGTAGATGTGATCGTGAATCCACGCAGAGCTATGGGTTTCTTCATTTGGGCCGCCCAGCAAAACACCTGGAGAAACATCCTTCATCCCTAAACTGTTGAAAAATCACTTATTACTGTTCCCCTTCCTTGCTCCTGTGAGCAATAATTCCAAGTTTGCAGCGGAAAAGGATAACAGATTTACTTTCTCATAGCTTCTATTAATTTCTTAGCTAAGAACCCTTCTTTTTAAgagtaattttttgtttttaagtggaTTAAATAACTTAAATACCTTGTGCAGTTTCATGAATTTCAGCGATGACTGGGTTATAGGAAGATCTCCCCCACTTTGCCCTGCTGAAATAGCACTGTTTGTGTGACTTCTCTGAGCGGGTTCCTGGAACTTTGTGGACATTGCCAATGTGtaccaattaaaaatatataaaatatgggAAATTTGagttgaaaagctgaaaagtatGTAGCCAAGAGATGTGTTGTAAAGTACAGTAAGAATATAATGAAAATTCCTCGCTTTTACTGTAGCGTTATTGTGATAGCATCATGATTCTTTACAATGTAGCTGTCCCTGGCCTTCCTGAGTTTGACTGAGGGGAGATTTAGCCTAGAAGGAAAAGGAGCTTGTGCGACCTCATTACACAGTTAGAACAATGGGCAAATCATCAGTTACATTCATGTGAAGGTTTTAATCATctgtgttttcagctttgtttcctTATGTGCTGTTGCGGTCGATCTGTGATGCCACAAGGTCTGTAACGTGACAATAACGCCCCTTCAGAGAATGATTTTTGCAGGATGGAAATGAGTGGGTTTATCTTTTAAATACCAAGATATTAATGGCTGCTGGAATCTTGTTAatttatgtgtgtatgtatgctGCACAGATAAAATAGATGAGTTGTACTGGAGTAGCTGTACAGAGTCAGTTTGTGCATGGTGTTGCTCAGAGGTAACTGTGCAGACCCCCTTGGGGGCAATATAAACTGGCTAATACACTTGCATCAATTACTGAAAGTCGTTTACTCACCAGAGGAAATATTATCTTGCATATCTAAAAGGAGCCCTATTACTTGGTAAAATGTTCCTTTAGCTTTGTGTTGTATTTCAGAGAACTAatccaaagcaaaaataaacgTCATAAAAATCTAATGAAAACTTACTTCAGACTTTGCTGTCTATAGAATGGttgcttttgaatttttattatttcaccTTTTGAAAATCACCTCTAAATTCCCAGGTGATCaggatagaaaaggaaaaaatcatttttttgaaAGGTAGGTAGAGAAGGTAACTTTTCATAGTGGTATTAAAAAGCTATGGCTGTATCTATCTAGtctaaaagctttttttgaATATAATTCTTGTCAAGAATTAGATGGCTGGTTTTcgtgagcaattgcattgcaATGTTGTATGTATGAGGCAAAGGCAAGAGGGAAAAGATTCATGACTTTGTTGGGTGGTGTTAAATGGtgaacaaaaggagaaaagcagatttttaaaaagatgtccTGGTACTTTCCAGGGGAAGGTGCACAGAGCTTTCCTCAGCCCTGCGTGAAGGGCAGGGATCGCTGCACTCCAGTTGTGAGTAAGGTTTGAAATTGTAGGGCGTTCTGTTTAAactaaaaacttttttctttttgcttactTGCAGATGTCAAAGATGGGTGGAGAACTGTCGAAGGGCAGATTTGGAAGATAAAACGCCAGATCAACTCAACAAGCACTACAGACTGTGCGCTAAACATTTTGAGACTTCTATGATATGTAGAAGTGTAAGTAAAACCAAGCATTTGTTTATTGCACCTTGCAAAACGTAATTAAGGTTTCTAATCAGAATGCTGCATTTTATCTTTGATCCCTTGGTTAAGTGGTCCCTGGGAAAATGAATCTCCTAGTCTTAATTGACATCGTTGTCATGGTCCAGGGCACTGCACAGACTCACAGATGTTTGTACTGGCACAAAGGATGAGGTGGAAATGAGCAGTTTGGGAAGAGAAACTGTTTGTGCTGGTTTAATGTGTTTGTGGCCTTTATTGCAGTTCTTTCCTCTTGCAAAACCATGCTCATTTTGTTTACTGTCACTAGATGTTACAACATTATATAATGTATTCAGTGCAAGAATGTATGTTTGCATACCcctaattatttaaaatcactAATGTGCTGTTACTGAAGTGTGTATGTGGTGTAATTCAGTTAAATTGCACTCGGTTGTGGCCAAGAGGTTTAAACACACCGTACGTTTGTCAAGCTTCTGGTTCCTGCTATATTTTATCCAGTTAAGTCATGTTGCTGTTTCCTGTTAATGAAATAATAGCTTCCAATTCTTCTTGTTAAAATGATGCTGATTTTGCTTAGCAGTAGGAAACGATGGATTTGTGGCTTTGTACCAAGTCTTGATTTCTAGGCTGAAAGACACAAAGTCAGTTCTGTGGGGTAATTAAAATACGTAGGTCAAACTTGGAGCTCCTGTCGGTATTACACATGACAGGGTCTCTGGTTAGCCAGCTTCCCAGAAACAAACCAACAGATGAATATTGGAAGAAATTCCGAATCTGAAATGAAGCTTTGTGAAACTCTGTTTGAAATCTACTTCAGTCTAATGACATGTAGAAACACGATCAGTCAAAGGTCTGTACTTGATGGAAATGGTCCAGTTTAGACGACGCAAGTTCACAGcatattcaaatacattttatttaaaacacttttaacTGTTAGAAACGTTTACATGACCACCTGGAAGCCTTCCTGCTACTCATTTGACAGATGTGTTTTCCTTCAATATGGTCATTCACTGTAGTTTTTTGTGGATATGCATAATTTGACGTAAAGAAGCAGTTGAATGTTTTCATTGGTGAAATGCTTGTGTGATTGTTTCTAGAACTGTGAATCAAGTGATGATAAACAAAGCACTAGTAATAAAACGTTTCCTTTCTGATGCATAGGTGCCTGTATATCCcgaatatttattttttagaaaatcaTAATATTCAAGTAAATTGAAATTATGGCATTGAGGATCTGTGATATGAAtacaaaggggaagaaaaagtagtagtgctttggtttttttttttttttaatctcttctcattttcagtgttCTCTTTAAATCCCTGAAATGTGAATTGCATAGCACAACTTCCTGTTTGTTCTGATGCATCagcaagtaaaaataataaacaggaaaaaaattctgtgtACCCACAGAATTTCATAGGCCATGCTCTTTGTACGCACTGCacaaaaaacatgaaattacaCAGCGgcctagttttttttttttgcacatgctgtctgaaaaacacagaatttcagAGGCCGTGCTCATTTCCTAAAGGCATCGCTAATCTAGATGTCTCTTCACAGAGCCCTTACAGAACAGTTTTACGGGATAATGCCGTGCCAACTATATTTGATCTTACAAGTCACCTGAACAATCCCCACAGCAGACATAGAAAAAGGATAAAAGAGCTGGTAAGTTTTTAATGTACGATTTTTATGTTAAAACAGTGAAGGCAAGTAAGTTCATATGAACCTACATAATGTCTAATAATACGTAGCACTTGGGTGTTTGcagtttctgtgctgctgttctAGTATAATTTTGCTGATAGTAAGTTAAATACCCAAATATTACACTGGTAGAACTCTTATCTACTCAGAAAAGTTTAATGAAATAATCTGGAAAATGAGAGCTAATCCTGTCTTTGAAAGCAAGTGTATAACTTCCTTTTACTTGCTAATGCAGCGCTAACTGAATACAACTTAGGCATGCTACCCTGAAATTCTTGCTATATGTTGACTCTGATCTTCAGTTTGCCTGGTTCTCTTCTGAAGTCTGCAGTAATTCAGACATACGTGTTTTAGCTTATTGTTCTCAAAAGATGATCCATGTATAAAACCAAGATCAAGCAGTTTCTCGTGGAATTGTGACTTGTCAATGGCTATTTTTGTGTCATTTACATAAAACGTCTATAGATCTCTGGATTTAAGTATATTGAAAATTAAGAGGAATTCAATTCCTAAACTCAGCTTGTATGTCAGAGAAATGCAATTTCTAAATATTACTTCATGAGTGTAATATGTCTGTTGTTTAACTGAATCTTAGGAAACAATTAAGACAGTTCTTTCTGTTGGCATAGTGCATGTTCCTACTGAAATAGAATTCTCTAATGAAATTGATTTGCCCATAATGCAGATTCAACAAACTCCTAATACAAGTATGGGAAGCTTAGTAGTAGCAACAAAGTATTCCCATGTAGTTATGTTGTGACAGCAATAAACTAGCTAAAGAACCTCCTTCTCTTAGACCTTCTAGCTCTTTCAAAATAAGTattaaaaacctgaaaatgGTCTCATCTACAATATTTGTATCTGACCTTGATGTGTTTTAGTATCTTAAGGTCATGTGGTAGACATTGACatcaattttatctttttttaagagTGAAGATGAAATAAGAACACTGAAGCAGCAAAAGAGTAAGTGAGCAAAATAACTGTTTGAAAAACTTTATGTTGAAAAACTTAAGGCTGATAAGGTAACGTAGAATATGTAACCGTAAGTTTATGTATAGCAGGAGGATAATTGAGTTGCTGCTTGATTCAAGTAGCCAGCCTAAACTTATTCCAAGTTACTCACTTTTAAACTGGAAACATACTCTGAACTCCAGTAACTTAATGGTAATGGGGATAGTAGGGAAAAGCAAATATGATCTTATAGTCGTCTTATCTTAACACTTAACACTTAACACGGTATTTTACGTTTTGTAGTTGATGAAGCTTTTGAACGGGAGCAGGCAACCCAAGAACTGAATGAAAGCAATGCACAAAACACTGTCTCAGAGGAAGGCGGGGAAGAGCAAGAAGAAGAAGCCACTCCTTTAACactggaagaaagagaaaacaaagactaCCTTAAGTCTTTGTTTGAAATTTTGATCCTAATGGGTAAACAAAATATTCCCCTGGATGGCCATAATGCTGATGAGCTTCCAGAAGGTATTTTTGCCTCAGATAACTTTCAGGCTCTGCTGGAATGTAGAATAAATGCTGGAGATGAAGTTCTGAGGAAACGGTTTGAGATGACCGCGGTCAATCTGGAGTATTGTTCAAAAACTCAGCAGAAACAAATGCTTGAGATCTGTGAGAGCTGTATTAGAGAAGAGACACTGAGGGAAGTAAGAGACTCGCACTTCTTTTCTATTGTTACTGACGAAGTGGTAGACATAGCAGGAGAGGAACACTTGCCAGTCTTGGTGAGATTTGTTGATGATTCTCATAATCTACGAGAAGAATTCATTGGGTTTTTACCTTATGAGGCTGATCCTGACATTTTAGCTGTTAAGTTCCATACGACTATTACTGAAAAGTGGGGACTAAACATGGAGTACTGTCGAGGTCAAGCCTACATTGTCTCCAGCGGGTTTGCTTCTAAAATGAAAGTTGTGGCTACAAGACTCTTGGAGAAGTATCCGCAAGCTGTGTATACGCTGTGTTCTTCTTGTGCCTTAAACATCTGGTTGGCAAAATCCGTTCCTGTTGTTGGAGTTTCCGCGGCACTGGGAACAATCGAGGAAGTTTGTTGTCTTTTTCGTCAGTCCCCGCAATTGCTGGAAGAACTGGACAATacaatttctgttctttttcagaaCAATAAGGAGAAGAGCAATGAGCTGAAGGAGATCTGCCGTTCTCAGTGGACAGGCAGGCACGATACTTTTGAGGTTTTAGTGGACCTCATACAAGCGttggtgctgtgtttggatGCGATAAACAGTGACTCGTCTGTCAGGTGGAACAACTTTATTGCTGGTCGAGCATTTGTACTTTCAAGCGCAATAACGGATTTTGACTTCATTGTGACTAttgtaattctgaaaaatgcTCTGTCTTTTACGAGAGCATTTGGAAGAAATCTCCAGGGGCAAACGTCAGATGTGTTCTTTGCAGCTAGCAGCTTGACAGCCGTGTTGCATTCGCTGAATGAAGTGGTGGAGAATATTGACGTTTATCATGAATTTTGGTTTGAGGAAGCAACAAATTTGGCTGCAAAACTGGACGTACAAATTAAACTCCCAGGAAAATTTCGCAGAGCACAACAAGGTAACTTGGACTCTGAGATAACATCAGAGAATTACTACAAGGAGATCCTTAGTATCCCCACATTGGAACATATAATTCAAGAATTAAAAGATATATTCTCAGAACAGCATTTAAAAGCTCTTAAATGTTTATCGTTAGTGCCCTCAGTCATGGGTCAGCTCAAATTCAATACGTCTGAGGAGCATCACGCTGACATGTACAAAAATGACTTACCTAATCCGGACACTCTTTCTGCTGAACTTCATTGTTGGAGAATCAAGTGGAAGCACCGAGGGAAAGATATTGAACTTCCATCTACTATTTATGAAGCACTTCACCTGCCTGACATAAAGTTTTTCCCTAACGTATACGCGTTGCTTAAAGTCTTGTCCATACTTCCAGTGATGAAGGTGGAGAATGAGAAATACGAAGTAGGACGGAAGCGCTTAAAGGCATACCTGAAAAACACCTTGACAGAGCAAAGGTCAAGCAACCTAGCTTTGTTAAACATAAACTTTGATATAAAACATGACCTAGATTTAATGGTGGACACCTACATTAAACTCTATCCAGATAAAGTTGAATTTCAAGAAGACTTTATTCCCTCAAACAACTCCGAAGTAACAAAAGATGCTTAATTTTTTAAGCTCTAACCAGTCTGGTGAAACAGCTTTTTGCTCATTGAGTTTcaaggctgaagaaaaaaagactttgaaatcccaataaataaacacacaaataaataaattactgcaaatgtatttccattttagGTCTCAGATTTAAGAAGGTGTGGTCTGTGACCCAAATTATGTTTTGTTAGTCTGCATTAAATATGTGATGTGAACAAACAAGCCTGAGAATAAGCCCATGCTCTTAGCAGAAGTGCTTTCTGCATTTGATTGACTTAACTAGGTACTTACTTCGTTGCATCTTGGCAGAAGTACGTTGTGGTGATTGTAGGTCCGATGGGGCTGTTACGTATTTGCTCATGAATTAGGGTaagaaaaaactgaaaatgttaaaagtataatccatttcacttctgttacttagaattattattatttttttttttttggtaaactCGTCTTTAACTGATGTGTATTCAGTTGGCATTTTGGAGAGTGAATTCAGCAACCGCACAAGCCTTGTGCTGTGGACTGTTCTTTGCGTAAAGTGAATGTTGGTGGTACAGAGGTACGTTTAAGGTTTCACTGGAAGAGTCAACCTCTTTAATCTCTTGACTGTTTACATTCCTTTGTGTGAGACACACAACCTTTTTCTTTAGGCTTTTAACAGGCATGGCAAGAGTAATGAAATTCCTTAAAGACACTAAAAATCAAGattattccaaaaaaaaaatcattgaagtCTGTTTGTTCAATGCAAAAAATGTGCATCTTATTGTTTGTTTAATTGTAAACTCACccaggaaagaataaaataagagtTTGCTGTTTGTCTAGAAGTAAGATTGAAaatattgctgttatttttggcaagaataaaacatttttgtacagtttaatgcaatttaaataaaatgtgaattgCTTTTTACGTAGTATTGAATTTATTAGTGAAGTAGTGCCTTTTTAAGAATGCCTATGCTTTTGTAAGGTACCTTTTAGTTTTGACTGTTTTTGCAATCCTAGTGAGTGACATTATCTtaagacacaggaaaaaatgtgcaaTAGTGCTTATGATCTGTTTGTTCTGCTGAAggtttttttaaactattttgagATGGTTCTAAATACAGAGCTTTTAATTGTGGAAATTTTGTCCAACTGAAACACTGACAGGTGGAAATGGCTTACATTGGAAATGGCTGAGCAGTTAGCAGTTTTGCAGCTATCCTGATGCGTGCCAATTTTATAACTTAGTTGTCCTTTTATGTACTTTCTTTCCCGTTACAGTGGAGAAAAACCCCAGCAACAGGAAACTGATTGTAGAGACTTGGATAAAATGCAACTCTTAGGCTATTAGCGCAGTCAAACAATAagaataaatttaaagaaaagaaaacaaaacactttagTTACAGTAAACTTAGATATTAAAGTGGCTGCGTACATCTTAAGAAATGCTTTCAGGAGCTTTTATTTACATGGCAGTAGTTAAAAATTACTCTTTAAAAGCGTTATCTTTTCTCCCCCTGCtatttgtatttgctttctaACTACCATGCTTTCCTGTTAATGCAACTGTTGCCTCAACCAGTAAAAAGTGTCCTAACTAATAGCTCGTTCTTTTCCTTTGACTATATGAAAATAGACAAAATCTGTTACTTctattaaaaagagaattttaaattagaattcAGACAGAagattgtgttgttttttaaaaaagaacatctcaattacaattttaattaaaataataataacaaaaaaaaaaagcttttccatcCTGGGAGTGTTTGAGTTCCTCTGCTGAATGAACACCGCAGTGTGAGATGGTCGTGGCCTCTGAGATACGAGATGGTGAGCCTCACCGGTCCTCTCCAAGGGTGATCTCTGGTTTGTTCTGATTGTGTTTGTTCCAGTTTGTCTACTTTTCATCACTGATGATGCAGAGACAACAAATATTGCAGTGCAGCTGGTAAGGTCAGGCTGGATGAGTCCGGACTTAGGGGGTGTAGTCAGAGAAGGCAAATTGATACCCAGTGCAATCTACTTGGCCAAAGGAGCTGAAGACTCTGTGTAAATGAGACCTTTTTGACTGATGCATTGAGACAaattaaagaagagaaatgctGTACAACGCCCCTTTTATCTACCAAAATCTTCTGGAGCCAAATTGTGGCTAGCTTTGCTAATTAGCTGGCTCCAAGTGCCCCGATTGCTTGCTGCGCTTGATCATTGCGCTGCCTTTCACAGAGATGTTTAGGCTGCTGTAATCAATCAAAAGCTCCTTACTTAGGCCTCTTGAATTGTCCTTTTGCTgttgaatgccttttttttttttttcatgcatttctgtGCATCACTTAACCTGTAGCAGGAAGTCTGAATAGTGGTGGCTTTGCATGATGCAAAGGACTAGCAGATTGCAATGGTAGGTACCCCTCTAACTTAGGAGAACTGTGTGGAAGAAAACCATTTACCAAAAATATAGTGGCTCCCACCTTATTGCTGAGGGTGCAAATAAAGGTTGTGACTCAAGGAGAATCCAATAATACGATTTGAAAGAGAACATTAATGCCAGAAGAGGCCAGAGATTGATAGAGAAGTATCTGCAAATGGGACAAAtaatcactgaaaataatttttggttCCATTTTATAACAGATTCTTGAGACAGATGGAATTGTCCTCTTAAATATCCAACCAATACAGGGCAGTGTCTATTTCCAAGATGCATATGAGGTATTTACTTTGCTTTGACCTTGCTTTTTGGAATATTCCATGTGATGAAGCAATATGTctcctttaaattattttaagtatcCTTGCCGAGCGACTGATAGATTTTAGTGAAAGTGGATTTTCCTCAGCTGATGGTGTTTTGTGAAAACAATGCTTGTCTTAAAACTAcacaaattctttccttttcccatgCACAAAATTCCTGTACTACTGCTTTGAAAAGTAGCCTGTAGCTTTGTCTCCTGCAGTGCTTTTTCTATCACTGGCTGTAGAAATCCTATAACTTCTTGTCTGGCTGCCAAGGTTTTGCTGTGAGGAAGCAGAGGACCAGAACCGCTTAATGATTCTGGATGCAGCTATCCTGTTCCCCCTGCACCCTGTTTCTGTGAAACACTGCAAATCTCAGCGTTGCCAGAAACATCCAAATTACcctgaaaagatgaaaataaatctctttgcTGGATCGGTTTCAGGAAACAGTTCCTAACCTTAGCATAACAATAGGTGTTATCCCAAAGTAGGCTTAGCATTCAATAATATCCAGACCTCTAATGCTCCCTAGTTTCCCTAAGAAAAAAACCTTACAGAATAGTATTCTCCCCACTGttgtgcatgtatatatgtagTGAGGCATCAGCACAAATAACAGAGCTGGAAATTACTGTAGACACCTACAGCAGTTACAAAATATGTGCGTGTTCCTTGTAAGCTGCCCTTGTTGTGCACAATCACGTTGTGTTAATCAAATGGAAGTCTATGGGCTTGTTCCGTAGCACAGTAATTGTTTGCTGCTTTATTGCCCTAGTTGTCTGTTtcttctattatttattttcatgtagcAAGCTTGTGTGTCTTCTGTTTTAGCTGATAACACGGTTACCTCTGGAAGCACCTTTGTAGGAAGGTGCTAGGATTTATTGGGTGATAGTGCACTATTCCTCTCTTTTGCAGTGTCCCAAAGTTAAAAGTGTCATCGAGTAAGCCGGCCGTGTGAATGCCCAAGTGGTCTTACAGTAAATGTCGATGCTCTTGTGCTGCAGAGGCAACTGTTCTACAGAAGGTTCCCAACCACTTCATGGTGCTTGGGGTACAGACTACAGGATGGTCTCAAAGCTGCCTTCACGGCCATATGCTCCATGAGCCACCCTATAACAAAAATTTGCAGGGATGGCAAAGGATCGATCCTTTTTACTAAAAAGCCATGCCGTGAGCCCCAAGGCGTGCCCGAAAATCCAGCTTCTGTCACTGCTGCTTCAGCCAGCAAA comes from Anser cygnoides isolate HZ-2024a breed goose chromosome 1, Taihu_goose_T2T_genome, whole genome shotgun sequence and encodes:
- the THAP12 gene encoding 52 kDa repressor of the inhibitor of the protein kinase isoform X3, coding for MLLLWPSSAACCRGDLLSLCQRWVENCRRADLEDKTPDQLNKHYRLCAKHFETSMICRSSPYRTVLRDNAVPTIFDLTSHLNNPHSRHRKRIKELSEDEIRTLKQQKIDEAFEREQATQELNESNAQNTVSEEGGEEQEEEATPLTLEERENKDYLKSLFEILILMGKQNIPLDGHNADELPEGIFASDNFQALLECRINAGDEVLRKRFEMTAVNLEYCSKTQQKQMLEICESCIREETLREVRDSHFFSIVTDEVVDIAGEEHLPVLVRFVDDSHNLREEFIGFLPYEADPDILAVKFHTTITEKWGLNMEYCRGQAYIVSSGFASKMKVVATRLLEKYPQAVYTLCSSCALNIWLAKSVPVVGVSAALGTIEEVCCLFRQSPQLLEELDNTISVLFQNNKEKSNELKEICRSQWTGRHDTFEVLVDLIQALVLCLDAINSDSSVRWNNFIAGRAFVLSSAITDFDFIVTIVILKNALSFTRAFGRNLQGQTSDVFFAASSLTAVLHSLNEVVENIDVYHEFWFEEATNLAAKLDVQIKLPGKFRRAQQGNLDSEITSENYYKEILSIPTLEHIIQELKDIFSEQHLKALKCLSLVPSVMGQLKFNTSEEHHADMYKNDLPNPDTLSAELHCWRIKWKHRGKDIELPSTIYEALHLPDIKFFPNVYALLKVLSILPVMKVENEKYEVGRKRLKAYLKNTLTEQRSSNLALLNINFDIKHDLDLMVDTYIKLYPDKVEFQEDFIPSNNSEVTKDA
- the THAP12 gene encoding 52 kDa repressor of the inhibitor of the protein kinase isoform X2; amino-acid sequence: MKWIEVDHRHGFRKDVLAYVSTMALVRARGRQWFICLHELQHCSAINCKCQAMLLLWPSSAACCRGDLLSLCQRWVENCRRADLEDKTPDQLNKHYRLCAKHFETSMICRSSPYRTVLRDNAVPTIFDLTSHLNNPHSRHRKRIKELSEDEIRTLKQQKIDEAFEREQATQELNESNAQNTVSEEGGEEQEEEATPLTLEERENKDYLKSLFEILILMGKQNIPLDGHNADELPEGIFASDNFQALLECRINAGDEVLRKRFEMTAVNLEYCSKTQQKQMLEICESCIREETLREVRDSHFFSIVTDEVVDIAGEEHLPVLVRFVDDSHNLREEFIGFLPYEADPDILAVKFHTTITEKWGLNMEYCRGQAYIVSSGFASKMKVVATRLLEKYPQAVYTLCSSCALNIWLAKSVPVVGVSAALGTIEEVCCLFRQSPQLLEELDNTISVLFQNNKEKSNELKEICRSQWTGRHDTFEVLVDLIQALVLCLDAINSDSSVRWNNFIAGRAFVLSSAITDFDFIVTIVILKNALSFTRAFGRNLQGQTSDVFFAASSLTAVLHSLNEVVENIDVYHEFWFEEATNLAAKLDVQIKLPGKFRRAQQGNLDSEITSENYYKEILSIPTLEHIIQELKDIFSEQHLKALKCLSLVPSVMGQLKFNTSEEHHADMYKNDLPNPDTLSAELHCWRIKWKHRGKDIELPSTIYEALHLPDIKFFPNVYALLKVLSILPVMKVENEKYEVGRKRLKAYLKNTLTEQRSSNLALLNINFDIKHDLDLMVDTYIKLYPDKVEFQEDFIPSNNSEVTKDA
- the THAP12 gene encoding 52 kDa repressor of the inhibitor of the protein kinase isoform X4, with translation MICRSSPYRTVLRDNAVPTIFDLTSHLNNPHSRHRKRIKELSEDEIRTLKQQKIDEAFEREQATQELNESNAQNTVSEEGGEEQEEEATPLTLEERENKDYLKSLFEILILMGKQNIPLDGHNADELPEGIFASDNFQALLECRINAGDEVLRKRFEMTAVNLEYCSKTQQKQMLEICESCIREETLREVRDSHFFSIVTDEVVDIAGEEHLPVLVRFVDDSHNLREEFIGFLPYEADPDILAVKFHTTITEKWGLNMEYCRGQAYIVSSGFASKMKVVATRLLEKYPQAVYTLCSSCALNIWLAKSVPVVGVSAALGTIEEVCCLFRQSPQLLEELDNTISVLFQNNKEKSNELKEICRSQWTGRHDTFEVLVDLIQALVLCLDAINSDSSVRWNNFIAGRAFVLSSAITDFDFIVTIVILKNALSFTRAFGRNLQGQTSDVFFAASSLTAVLHSLNEVVENIDVYHEFWFEEATNLAAKLDVQIKLPGKFRRAQQGNLDSEITSENYYKEILSIPTLEHIIQELKDIFSEQHLKALKCLSLVPSVMGQLKFNTSEEHHADMYKNDLPNPDTLSAELHCWRIKWKHRGKDIELPSTIYEALHLPDIKFFPNVYALLKVLSILPVMKVENEKYEVGRKRLKAYLKNTLTEQRSSNLALLNINFDIKHDLDLMVDTYIKLYPDKVEFQEDFIPSNNSEVTKDA
- the THAP12 gene encoding 52 kDa repressor of the inhibitor of the protein kinase isoform X1; the protein is MPNFCAAPNCTRKSTQSDLAFFRFPRDPVRCQRWVENCRRADLEDKTPDQLNKHYRLCAKHFETSMICRSSPYRTVLRDNAVPTIFDLTSHLNNPHSRHRKRIKELSEDEIRTLKQQKIDEAFEREQATQELNESNAQNTVSEEGGEEQEEEATPLTLEERENKDYLKSLFEILILMGKQNIPLDGHNADELPEGIFASDNFQALLECRINAGDEVLRKRFEMTAVNLEYCSKTQQKQMLEICESCIREETLREVRDSHFFSIVTDEVVDIAGEEHLPVLVRFVDDSHNLREEFIGFLPYEADPDILAVKFHTTITEKWGLNMEYCRGQAYIVSSGFASKMKVVATRLLEKYPQAVYTLCSSCALNIWLAKSVPVVGVSAALGTIEEVCCLFRQSPQLLEELDNTISVLFQNNKEKSNELKEICRSQWTGRHDTFEVLVDLIQALVLCLDAINSDSSVRWNNFIAGRAFVLSSAITDFDFIVTIVILKNALSFTRAFGRNLQGQTSDVFFAASSLTAVLHSLNEVVENIDVYHEFWFEEATNLAAKLDVQIKLPGKFRRAQQGNLDSEITSENYYKEILSIPTLEHIIQELKDIFSEQHLKALKCLSLVPSVMGQLKFNTSEEHHADMYKNDLPNPDTLSAELHCWRIKWKHRGKDIELPSTIYEALHLPDIKFFPNVYALLKVLSILPVMKVENEKYEVGRKRLKAYLKNTLTEQRSSNLALLNINFDIKHDLDLMVDTYIKLYPDKVEFQEDFIPSNNSEVTKDA